ACAGCAAATAAGAATCTTCCAAATAATGCAGAAATCCTGAGAAATCTCGGATGGGCATATGTGATGAAAGCAAATATTCCAAAATGAATTATCCTTCTTCGTCGTGCTCATTCACTGGCACCAGACGAACCCATGATAATCAATGATCTTGCAGTAGCCCTTATGGCAACTGGCGCCGAGATGGAAGCACGAAATCTTCTCCAGAAAATCGGACAAGAAGCACTCCTGGATTCGATGAAAAATGCTATCAACTAAATATTTTTATGTTTTCTATTCCTGTTTGAGATTTATTGGCGAGTTATTCATGAGATTCGAAATCTTTCTCATTCTCATGAGAAGTGTACGATGGATATTATGACGATATTTCATTTTTGGCACCTCTGAATTTCCAGATTCGTATCGTTGCTGTCGATAGTGGAGTGGAAGTGATTTTTGATAACCTCACAACAGAAGTCATCTATGAGAATCGAAAACATATTATTCAGATTTCTGGATTCGAAAGAACATTCAAGACTCGCATTGATCCACTCGAAGATGCAGATGATGTACGTCAGATAGAAAATGGTGGACAAACGATAGATCTTGGACCTATTATTCGGGAGGAGATAATTATGGCTTGTCACTCATTCTAATTTTTCATACTTTTCATACCAACAAAATAGAAGCTATAAACTTCTATTTTTTATTTTTCGAGCCAGAATAAAAAAATGATATTTTAGAGAAAGTGGGATCAGAAATTTTGGACCCAATTCTTTGATTTCTCCTCAGAATTTTTCCTTGAAAGAAGTCACTCAAGCCAGATGACCATCTATCTCTCCAGGTTTTGCAATTCCGAGAAAATCATATTGTATACATCAATGTTTTTTTCATTCCAAAATAGCAAACCATTGAAGCAAATATGGAGCCATATGTTTTCGAACCTCCTTGTCAGAACTGGATGCTCCGTAGTAATAGATAGCGTCAGTTCAATGATAGACAAAAATCCCTGCGGCAATGACTTTTTCTTCATAAAAAGCAAAAGCAAGTCGAGCTTCGGGACAAGCCAAGAATGATTCATAATATTTCTGACTATTATGAGCAAATCCATCACGAGAAGTTGTATCAGCGAGAAGACTCATCCAGATAGCAATATTCTCAGAATGAGATTCTACCCATTGCACCTTCACTCACCGTTTCTCAGCAAGACGGATATTATACCTTCCCTTCTCATGCATCTGGGAAAGAATCATATTTTCATCTTGTGTAAGATCAAGTACTCGTGTATATGGCTCAAGAAAATACTTATACGGAGTGCTCGATTTCCCTGGAATATTTCTCACCATTTCTGCATCGCAATACTCAATTTGCCAAAATATTGCCTTATATTTCTTCGCCAGAGTACATCAATCATGATAAAATCACTCATCCGCAAGTGAAGAATGAACACCAAGAGAAAAAGCCCCAACCTGTCCAAGTCCAATAGAACGAAATTCTATATATATCACTTGATCTTTATGAGAAAATTGCTCTACACGAAGTGCTTGTCCGGACGTAGTGAGAATATTCTTCCATCATTCTGATTGCCAAAAACTTCATGAAATATGATTTTTCGTATGATTCATGAAAAAAGTCTATAGAAAATCAGGGAAAAGCAAAGGAAAATTTGCATGAAAGAGAAAATCCTGCTATACTCATTCAGTAAAAGTTATGATTCCAGGCAAAGAATATACTCCTTGAGATTCATAATTTCGATTTATAACTTTATTGAACTATGCTTACGCAGCTCGAAGTAAAGAAATCCAGTACCAACACTGGTGTTCGTGTTTTCTCATTTCATGGTGAACTCGACGAAACAAATGTTGATACGACTTTTCCTGGCATTATTGGAGAAATCGGAGACTTCAATAAAACACGTATTCTTTTCAATCTCGCAGAACTCTCTTATCTCAATAGTAAATCTATCGGATATATTGCCGATATTGCACAGCGCAGTGAAGATGGTGATGGAAAGTTTGCTCTCTGTTGTCTCACGGATGAAGTCCGTGACACACTCGATCTCGTCGGAATCACGAATATTATTCCCGTATATGAGACGGAAGATACTGCCCTTATCGAACTTTCGAAATAGAGTTGATTATTCTCAGAAATTATCTAATATACAAATATAAATTTTACAGTATGGCAATATTTTATCGACAAGACATAGAAAAACCTGCACCAGCAGAAAAGCCTGATACACTCAAGGAAACAACTCAAGCACGACTTGATGCTCTGCAGAAAGAACTCGAATGAGAAAAAGATATTGAAAGAAAACGTCGCATCCGTGAGGAAATCCTCTCTATAAAGAGAGAATTTAATCGTACAAAACGATACACTGATATAATGAACATGAAGCCTGCTGAAGGAAAAAATAGTCTTGATACTATATCTGCAGCCAATCTCATGCGTATTGATAAAGAATCCAAGCTTCGTCGCGGAGAATTCCTCTCGAAGTCATTTCTCTACAAACGAACGATAGATAAAGAAGGAAATATTTTTGAGGAACCCAGTGATGGAAAAAATCTCAAAGAATGAGATATTCTTTTTGTGGATTTCGGAAAGAATAAGAGTGCCAATAATCGTATTGGACTCTGAAATATGCTCTCTGCTGATATTGGATATGTAAAAGTCGGTGAGAGAATCGGAGTGCGCGCTATCATAAACTGACGGGTTGGGTACTATACAAAACCATCACCAGATGGTTATATTCCTGTATTTACCAGTGACACTGTCATTTTCCCAACAGCAAGTGATATCTCAGTATTTGAGAAACAAAAAGACGCTAATCTCCAAAGAAACTCAAGCCAAGAAGAGAGTGATAAGGCAAATGACTTATATATAGAGCAACTCTCAAGAATACCAGATCATAGATGAATTGAATTAAATATAATTACGAAAGAATCATACGATTTCTGGAAATCTAAATGATTCAGTCACGAACAAGCATGTGGAATAGTTGCAAATGAATATAGAGAAAGTTCTGCGAATCCAAAAGCAACAAATGGAATTGCTGTAGGTATCTTTCAGTGGGAATGACCAAGAAAAGATTCTATAGAAAAGAAATATTGAAGGAATATTGTAGATATGTCGCATCTGGAACAACTTGAAATTGCATGGTGGGAAATGAACAATACAGAATCAAGAGTTCTTGAACCACTAAGGAATACAACAACCGCACAAGAAGCTGGAGCAATATTTTCACGAGTTTTTGAAAGACCAAGAGATGAGCAGTGAGAAATGAATGTACGATGAGAACTCGCAGAGTTGTTTGCAAGCCAAATAGAATGAAAGTGAGTTTCACCTATCGCAATACTATGATCCAATAAGGAAACAATAGAACACTCTCTCGTAAATACTTCATTCTTCTGAAATACTGTCAAGTTACACAAAGCTATAATCTGAGCATTACAAAACGCTGAAAGTGAGATAAAGAATGAATCATCATTAAAAGACTATAAAATATATAGAGTAGATGGTTACAATTGGAGAAATATGCGAGGGAAATGAATACTAAGTAATCATGCTCTTTGAATAGCCCTTGATATCAACCCTGAAGAGAATATGTGAGATTTTTGAAATGGAAACACAGATATTCCTCAAAAATTTGTCGATATTATGAAGAAAAATGGTTTTGTATGGTGAGGTGACTGGAAAAATCCATATGATCCTATGCATTTTGAATATTCCAAACCCGGACTTCTTACACAAGCTCTAAATAATAGCGATAATATTGCTTAAAACAACTTCCTTTGCCCCTCCGAAACCCTTTGGAGGGGTTTTTGTATGGAAAGGAGTTTCTTGTATTCTTCCTTGAGATTGTATCCGCGAATTTCCACTTCACTCCCGAGAAGCCAGGTGATGAAATCAACAATATCCACAACATGTGAATCAATCGTATATATTTCCCCATCGAGAGAAATCCCGAGAATATCGCCATCGATTGCAAGTGTACACACCTCTTTTTGCCCTAGAAGATTTTGTAATTTCTCAATGTCAGCAAGATTCTTAATAACATTAGCTTCTTTCTTCGTGAGAACTTTTTGGACTATTTCTTGTCCACGAGGCAGAAGTGAACGGAATTGGTATTCCTGAAGAAGCTCTATATATGAACTACGAGAAACATGCGAAACAAGAGTATCGGCCTCTGTAAGCTTGAGTGTAATCTTGATATCTCGAATAATAGTCGCGAGCTTTTGTGAGAGAAACGCATTTTCCTTCTGATCACGAAGAATCTCCTGCATTTTCGGAGTGAGATCTCCCATATTCTCGTATATTCATTCAAGCGTTCCATATTTCTGGAGAAGATCAGTCGCCTTTTTCGGACCGAATCCAGCAATTCCAGGAATATTATCTGAACTATCCCCTACAATCGCAAGATAATCACGAACCTGAGAAGTTGGAACTCCGAATTTCTCGGTCACATCCTTCTCCTTCATGAATTTCTGTTTCATCGCATCATAGATATGTACATGACCATCCTGTACAAACTGGCAGAGATCCTTATCGGAAGAAATAATCACGAACTGGTAATCTGTCCATCCATTTGATCGTTCCGTCACAATAGAACCAATGAGATCATCCGCTTCATATCCCTCCTGGGAAAGAATCTGGATTCCAGCAGCTTGAAAGAGTGCAAAAACCCCATCAATCTGGGAACGGAGATTATCCGGCATACGATCACGCTGAGCCTTGTATTCACTATATTCCGTCGCACGGAAACTCTGTCCCACATCAGTCGCAACGACGATAGAATCATGCGGATGCTCATCTGAGAGAGACTTCAGGAATTTTGCCACTCAGAAAATCGCATTCACCACTCTTCCATCGCGCGTATGCATTTCTGGAATCGCATAGAACATCCGATAGATGAGATTGTAGGCATCGATAATGAAGAGAGTTTTCATAAGCTTTATTCTTGGAGTTTCCGAACCTTTGCAATCATACGAATAGTTCCTTCTTCTTCAAGATATTCTTCTATTCCATCGATATCGAACCACCGCATATCATCAGTCTCATCTTCCTGACGATGCATAACAACCGAATCAGAAATAATCCCAAGAAAACGAATATCGTAGTGTTTATGATCAGGTCGTCACTTGGCATCAGCTGGAATATTATGAATATCTATATCGAATATTGGGAAAGATTGCGACTCAGAATACTGGAAAATATCAGGTTCTTCTGTGATTCCCGATTCTTCATGGAACTCACGAATAGCAGTTCCGAGAACATCCGAAGAATCATCACTATGCCCACCGAATTGGAGCCATTTCTGAAGTTTCTTATGAAAAATCAGAAGCACTTTCGTGAATTCCCTATTCACAATGAACATAGATGCAGTAATATGACCATCATCCCAATGCTGATTATGGAAAGACTTTTCTTGGTTTTTCTGGAGAAATTGGATTATTCTATTTGCAGAATCCTGCTCCTCTGGAAATCGAGAAGCATGTTCGCGAAGTGACTGTATTAACTTTTCCATATTGTTCATTGTTAATTGTTCATTGTTAATTGTTCATTGTTAATTTCTCTAGTATTCTTCAGAAAACTTCTTCCTCATCTCCACTTGCATTGATACGAATGAATCGATTTTTCATTATTTCCAACTTTTCACACTGTTCATACCCGAGAATAATGGACTCAAAGAACTCCTTTCCCATCCGCTCCCATTTGTCACCATGCTCATCGAATATCCGAGAAAGTGCCGTCTCAGAACTAATATCCAGATAGAAAACGATATCAGGAAGTACTCAATCTATTGCCTCTCTATTGATATCAAAAACTTTTTCGATTCCGAGTCACTGAGTGTATCATTGTTGTGCGAGTGAAGAGAGAAATGATCTGTCAGAGATGACAATATCTCATTTTTCCAGTGCTGGTTTCACAACCGTCTGAAGTGTCTGTGCACGCGCAGCTGCATAGAGATAAGCATTCGTGAGAGGATGCATCTGTTCACTTTTCCATTCTTTTTTCTGAGCGAGGTGACGAATATCCTCAGCAATAGGAGTTGATCCGGGTTCTCGAACTTGAATTACATTTTTATCAGGATATTTTGAACGAAAAAATTCCACGAGTTTCTTTACTTGAGTGGATTTACCAGAACCAACAATGCCTTCAAGTACGATATACATCTACTTTTTCTCATAAGTAATAAACTTCCCTTGCTCGAAATTCTCGCTCTTCACTTCAGAAAAATTCTGTCTCCATTCTTTCACAAAAATATCTCCTTCATGTACACCATCAATAAGAGTAAGCTCCACCGTATTAGCCAGTCACTTTTCGAAAAATTGATTATACAATGATGCTCAACCGATGAGGTATACTTTTCATACTTTTTCCTTTTTCAGAATTTCAATACATTCTTCAATGCCCGAATAACACTCCACCCCATCAATTAATTCGCGAGTAATAACGATATTTCGACGATTCGGAAGTGGACGCACTTTTTCTGGAAGAGAAAAATAGGTATTCTTTCCCATCATAACAATCTCCCCAGTGGTGAACTCTCGGAAGCGCTTGAGATCCTCGGGAATGTGCCATGGAAGTCCATTACTCTTCCCGATAAGAAGAGATTCATCCATAGCCAGAATAGCGATTATTTTCATATAATTGAAGTATATGGATAGCCTTTATGGAATCAATGGGATTTTTCAAAAAACCCTTCTATTATCCGAAGAATCCCATAAACAGAACTCCCGAGAGAATAATCAGAGCAGCGATAAATCGTTTCAGAAGATCTTTCTCCTGGAAAAACCATCCACCAAACATGACAGCAAAAAGTGAAGAAGCAGCCTTGAATCCGCTCGTATATGGTGCTATCACCTGCGAGACGATCCACATCTGAGAAACATAGATGAATGCATGGAGAAAAAGAATCATAGAAAGAACTTTCCAGAACTTCCCTATATGTCAGAGAAGAGTTTTCCTTTCGCGATATATATCTGGAATACTCATGACGAACATGATACTATTCATCGCGAGAGTCCAGAGCCAGATATTGCTTCCCTGTACTCACATACGATCGAACGTGACAGTGAAACCATAGAAGAACACGGCAATCAGATAAATTTTTGATCCTGGATTTTTCCAGAGCGCTTGAATCGGAGCAAATATATGTGTATGTGTCTTCTCTATAGCGAGAAAATAGGTACCGAAGAAAATGAGGAAAATCCCCATTCCACCAGCCCAAGTAACACTTTCTCCGAGAAGAAGAAAACTCGAAAGTATGACAGAAATCGTCACAAGTCACTTCATCGGAGCAATGAGGGAAATATCTCCGAGAGAAAGTGCTGTGAAGTTGAAAAACTTCCCGAAATAATAGAAAATCCCACCTCATGCCACAACCCAGAGAAAAGAAAGCTCCATGTGTTCAGGAATTCCTGTATAAAGAAGTGCTGGCAGACTAATGAGTATCATCACAAAAGCTGTCAAACCCGTCATCGCCCCAGCACTGACATCTTTGAGTCATTTCTTTATGGCAATATCCTTGAAAGCATTCAGAAATGTGAGAACGAAAAAGGCGTAGAGGAGGATCATTGTAATTTACATAAATAACGTCTTGTCTCAGAAAAGAAATATACAGAGTGCAACAAAACAAGATATGGCACTTATTATCATTGCCCACATAGCAACTTTTAAACTCTTTTCCTGTATTTTAAGTGATTTTTCCAGCGCCCCTGTTTGTTCAAGCGAGCATTTTTCTTGCAAAGTTATAATTTGTTGACATTCTTTACATCTAAAAAAAGAAACTCCTTTTGCAAAAGTATTCTCAGCATTTGCTTGAAAAACACATTGATGTTTACAGGTATCAAATAATTCCTTCATTTTAGATTTTAACTCTTAATTCTCTTCATCCCTCCCTACCATTCCTCCAACCACTGCCATCGCAGCCTTAATCGGTGGATGCGGATCATAGTTTTCGAGGATTATCATATCATGAGTGATATAATCAACATCCACAAGCGAATCACTGATAGTGAGCATTGGAAAATCCTTTGGTTCACGAGCAAGTTGCTCTCGTGTCTGTTCCACATGTGTCTCATAGATATGTACATCACCAAATGTATGAACAAAATCCCCTACTCCAACTCCGAGAAGTTTGGCGAGAATATGAGTAAGAAGTGCATATGAGGCTATATTAAAAGGAACTCCCAGAAAGAGATCAGCTGAACGCTGGTAAAGCTGACATGAGAGCTTCCCATCCTTGATAGAAAACTGGAACATCGCATGACAGATAGGAAACTTATTTGCTTCCTCAGGTTTTGCCATAGTGTACATGAATTCTGGATTCCACGCCGTGACAATAGCATTGCGCGCATCTGGATCTTCTGTGAGCTCACGAAGGACGAACTTAATCTGATCAATCGTTCGCTCTGGATCCTTCGTCGGCCAACGTCTCCAAGCCTCTCCATAGATATTCTTGAGATTCCCATGAGTCTCTGCGAAATCTGCATCTTCTAGGATTTTCTGGATGAACTCTTCTTTGGTCATTGCTGGAAGTTCTCCTTTTTTCGCTTTTCCATTGTAGATATAGAATGGATAATCATCCCAGATATGGACATTATTCTCGACCAAGAAACGAATATTGGATTGCCCTGTGAGGAACCAGATAAGTTCAGTGACAACTCACTTCCAGTAGACTTTCTTCGTTGTGAGAAGTGGAAATCCCTTTGAGAGATCATATCGACACTGTGCACCGAAAAGACTGTATGACACGTCACCATTGGCACGGTCAACATTTCTGATTCCTTCGTCGAGGATGCGACGAGCAAGATCGAGATACTGTTTTTCTGGATGATTAGACATAATAATAAAAATAATAAAATTATTGGTACGAATTATATGCAAGGTAGAGGAAATAGAAAGCAAAAATTATAATCGAAAATAAGAGAAGATTTCGGAGAGTATGGTTCCCAATTTTCACAATATGTTTCGCTCAGAAATACCCTCCGATAAACATCCCAAGACCGAATGAAACTGCAACAGGAATATCATATTGTCCTCGAACGAGAATAGCTATGAAACTCCCAATAAACCAAAAAACACTCATAGCGGTTGCGAGTCATTTGGCCATCAGTGCAGGAAGTTTGATGACAAAAGTATTATTGAAATAATACCACACTCCTGATCCTGCTATGAAACAATTTCCGAAAATATTCAGACAGAAAAGTCCACAATAATAGAGATATTCACGCCTTTTGGAAACATGAGGATTAGCATGAAATCAGACCTTCTTGATAAGAGAAGCAATAGTAAGAATTATCATGCTTGTTCCAGAAACCGCATAAATAATCCAGTTTGGGATTGCGAAAATCAGATAGGTTCCAAGAAAACTTCCAACTATCGAAACCATTCATCCAATCCAAAGAAATCGTGTTGGGATATTGCCACTCTTATGAAAAATGTATATTCAACCAAGTACATCACCGATTTTTCCAAGCTTATAAGTGATACTTGCCATCTGTGGAGTGATACCCATAGTTGTCAGGAGTCCTACTCCAAGAACTGAGACTCATCCAGAAGAAAAACTCCCGAAATAGGCAGAAAAGAGTCAGATGAGGAAAATGATGAAAATCTTGAGTTCTTCGGACATTTTATTCTACTGTAAATACTTTCTCTGTTCCATAATACTCTCTCCAATTCTGATTATAAAAATCGAACATGCGAGCAAGTCGATCCTGAGCAAGCTCTTCGAATCCAAGAGACTCGATCATCCCAAGAAGTTCTGCACGAGTCGACTCAATCTGAGATTCATCGTTGATAACGCGCTCAAATTCTGCCACGTATCCGT
The DNA window shown above is from Candidatus Gracilibacteria bacterium and carries:
- a CDS encoding peptidoglycan bridge formation glycyltransferase FemA/FemB family protein, coding for MNHTKNHISGSFWQSEGWKNILTTSGQALRVEQFSHKDQVIYIEFRSIGLGQVGAFSLGVHSSLADEGFYHDGCTLAKKYKAIFWQIEYCDAEMVRNIPGKSSTPYKYFLEPYTRVLDLTQDENMILSQMHEKGRYNIRLAEKRGVKVQWVESHSENIAIWMSLLADTTSRDGFAHNSQKYYESFLACPEARLAFAFYEEKVIAAGIFVYHGTDAIYYYGASSSDKEVRKHMAPYLLQWFAILEGKKHGCIQYDFLGIAKPGEIDGHLAGVTSFKEKFGGEIKELGPKFLIPLSLKYHFFILARKIKNRSL
- a CDS encoding STAS domain-containing protein; translation: MLTQLEVKKSSTNTGVRVFSFHGELDETNVDTTFPGIIGEIGDFNKTRILFNLAELSYLNSKSIGYIADIAQRSEDGDGKFALCCLTDEVRDTLDLVGITNIIPVYETEDTALIELSK
- a CDS encoding phage tail tip lysozyme; translation: MAIFYRQDIEKPAPAEKPDTLKETTQARLDALQKELEGEKDIERKRRIREEILSIKREFNRTKRYTDIMNMKPAEGKNSLDTISAANLMRIDKESKLRRGEFLSKSFLYKRTIDKEGNIFEEPSDGKNLKEGDILFVDFGKNKSANNRIGLGNMLSADIGYVKVGERIGVRAIINGRVGYYTKPSPDGYIPVFTSDTVIFPTASDISVFEKQKDANLQRNSSQEESDKANDLYIEQLSRIPDHRGIELNIITKESYDFWKSKGFSHEQACGIVANEYRESSANPKATNGIAVGIFQWEGPRKDSIEKKYGRNIVDMSHLEQLEIAWWEMNNTESRVLEPLRNTTTAQEAGAIFSRVFERPRDEQGEMNVRGELAELFASQIEGKGVSPIAILGSNKETIEHSLVNTSFFGNTVKLHKAIIGALQNAESEIKNESSLKDYKIYRVDGYNWRNMRGKGILSNHALGIALDINPEENMGDFGNGNTDIPQKFVDIMKKNGFVWGGDWKNPYDPMHFEYSKPGLLTQALNNSDNIA
- a CDS encoding 5'-3' exonuclease H3TH domain-containing protein, translating into MKTLFIIDAYNLIYRMFYAIPEMHTRDGRVVNAIFGVAKFLKSLSDEHPHDSIVVATDVGQSFRATEYSEYKAQRDRMPDNLRSQIDGVFALFQAAGIQILSQEGYEADDLIGSIVTERSNGWTDYQFVIISSDKDLCQFVQDGHVHIYDAMKQKFMKEKDVTEKFGVPTSQVRDYLAIVGDSSDNIPGIAGFGPKKATDLLQKYGTLEGIYENMGDLTPKMQEILRDQKENAFLSQKLATIIRDIKITLKLTEADTLVSHVSRSSYIELLQEYQFRSLLPRGQEIVQKVLTKKEANVIKNLADIEKLQNLLGQKEVCTLAIDGDILGISLDGEIYTIDSHVVDIVDFITWLLGSEVEIRGYNLKEEYKKLLSIQKPLQRVSEGQRKLF
- a CDS encoding NUDIX hydrolase, with amino-acid sequence MEKLIQSLREHASRFPEEQDSANRIIQFLQKNQEKSFHNQHWDDGHITASMFIVNREFTKVLLIFHKKLQKWLQFGGHSDDSSDVLGTAIREFHEESGITEEPDIFQYSESQSFPIFDIDIHNIPADAKGRPDHKHYDIRFLGIISDSVVMHRQEDETDDMRWFDIDGIEEYLEEEGTIRMIAKVRKLQE
- the tmk gene encoding dTMP kinase is translated as MYIVLEGIVGSGKSTQVKKLVEFFRSKYPDKNVIQVREPGSTPIAEDIRHLAQKKEWKSEQMHPLTNAYLYAAARAQTLQTVVKPALEKGDIVISDRSFLSSLAQQGYTQGLGIEKVFDINREAIDGVLPDIVFYLDISSETALSRIFDEHGDKWERMGKEFFESIILGYEQCEKLEIMKNRFIRINASGDEEEVFGRILEKLTMNN
- a CDS encoding dihydrofolate reductase, giving the protein MKIIAILAMDESLLIGKSNGLPWHIPEDLKRFREFTTGEIVMMGKNTYFSLPEKVRPLPNRRNIVITRELIDGVECYSGIEECIEILKKEKVGKVYLIGGASLYNQFFEKGLANTVELTLIDGVHEGDIFVKEWRQNFSEVKSENFEQGKFITYEKK
- a CDS encoding DMT family transporter, giving the protein MILLYAFFVLTFLNAFKDIAIKKGLKDVSAGAMTGLTAFVMILISLPALLYTGIPEHMELSFLWVVAGGGIFYYFGKFFNFTALSLGDISLIAPMKGLVTISVILSSFLLLGESVTWAGGMGIFLIFFGTYFLAIEKTHTHIFAPIQALWKNPGSKIYLIAVFFYGFTVTFDRMGVQGSNIWLWTLAMNSIMFVMSIPDIYRERKTLLGHIGKFWKVLSMILFLHAFIYVSQMWIVSQVIAPYTSGFKAASSLFAVMFGGWFFQEKDLLKRFIAALIILSGVLFMGFFG
- the thyA gene encoding thymidylate synthase, with protein sequence MSNHPEKQYLDLARRILDEGIRNVDRANGDVSYSLFGAQCRYDLSKGFPLLTTKKVYWKGVVTELIWFLTGQSNIRFLVENNVHIWDDYPFYIYNGKAKKGELPAMTKEEFIQKILEDADFAETHGNLKNIYGEAWRRWPTKDPERTIDQIKFVLRELTEDPDARNAIVTAWNPEFMYTMAKPEEANKFPICHAMFQFSIKDGKLSCQLYQRSADLFLGVPFNIASYALLTHILAKLLGVGVGDFVHTFGDVHIYETHVEQTREQLAREPKDFPMLTISDSLVDVDYITHDMIILENYDPHPPIKAAMAVVGGMVGRDEEN
- a CDS encoding sulfite exporter TauE/SafE family protein encodes the protein MSEELKIFIIFLIGLFSAYFGSFSSGGVSVLGVGLLTTMGITPQMASITYKLGKIGDVLGGIYIFHKSGNIPTRFLWIGGMVSIVGSFLGTYLIFAIPNWIIYAVSGTSMIILTIASLIKKVGFHANPHVSKRREYLYYCGLFCLNIFGNCFIAGSGVWYYFNNTFVIKLPALMAKGLATAMSVFWFIGSFIAILVRGQYDIPVAVSFGLGMFIGGYFGAKHIVKIGNHTLRNLLLFSIIIFAFYFLYLAYNSYQ